From Anopheles coluzzii chromosome 3, AcolN3, whole genome shotgun sequence, the proteins below share one genomic window:
- the LOC120956293 gene encoding oxidative stress-induced growth inhibitor 2-like produces the protein MKDLYSKGNLLLHKDTIYKDVVIIGNGPSGISLSYMLAGHWPYWSPEKAQKHPDELLRARLNYYDAQKSLVEHDLFSLADGLEGRSTNPVSLLLDSLQHPCADLGMDLPPMVEYRHHPEKEIDHLVLGRGPPGGSWHRMDPNLRTLSLAAWMSLPGLPFADWESRHPPVPAAGSDEPVTSEPVPSVCARCNSEQTKRAKRTGQKVALSSSSKCSKCHRSGTDGNNNTSGAGNNGMTGQQQHGDGGSVVAMLDERTGKVNVQLLCPPRRNLSLKRQVSKEVETRALISRVAQYYASYVAEMGLERYFMNETIVTTVVPLDGKCETVLPERFRNGRWIVAGFNRMTNKRFAIVCQNLVLANGASDLANRLGVKGEGLEMPWVKYELPHLERALEQYDEPGRSQLKPVLIVGAGLSAADAVTICRSSGIPVVHVYRNRTAGLDKMLPGNVYPEYHEVHKMMKDANRKHDLYTPLPEHTLVDLAGAGRVTVQHLKTGERRVLDVSYCAILIGSRPDLRFIATLTKPAAGGDGNACPDSETEDDFGRPPVQPLTMWTFTEQLLTSCLGRKLYWLKHMCAKCKHINLTDKPRHQHHKQQQQQHYNAPALSAGGGHCQHQLGASNLSAASGLGLGEDPTKPIDCKNNPIEVDKYTNAVLRTAHPGLYAMGPLVGDNFVRFIPGGALCITAALHKHTEND, from the exons ATGAAGGATCTCTACAGCAAGGGAAATCTGCTACTGCACAAGGACACCATCTACAAGGATGTGGTCATTATCG GCAATGGGCCGAGCGGTATATCACTGTCGTACATGCTGGCGGGCCACTGGCCCTACTGGTCGCCGGAGAAGGCCCAGAAGCATCCGGACGAGCTGCTGCGGGCACGGCTGAACTACTACGACGCACAGAAGAGCCTGGTCGAGCACGATCTGTTCAGCCTGGCCGACGGGCTGGAGGGACGGAGCACCAATCCCGTCTCGCTGCTG CTGGACAGTTTGCAGCATCCGTGTGCCGATTTGGGCATGGATCTGCCCCCGATGGTCGAGTACCGGCATCATCCGGAGAAGGAG ATTGACCATCTTGTGCTGGGACGCGGACCGCCGGGCGGCTCCTGGCATCGGATGGATCCGAACCTGCGCACCCTGTCGCTGGCCGCCTGGATGTCACTGCCCGGCTTACCGTTCGCGGACTGGGAATCGCGCCATCCACCGGTGCCAGCGGCTGGCAGTGACGAACCCGTAACGTCCGAACCGGTGCCGTCGGTTTGCGCCCGCTGCAACAGCGAGCAGACGAAGCGTGCCAAACGCACCGGACAGAAAGTGGCcttaagcagcagcagcaagtgtaGCAAATGTCATCGCAGCGGCACGGACGGTAACAACAACACGAGCGGGGCAGGAAATAATGGCATGacggggcagcagcagcacggtgaCGGTGGGAGCGTGGTGGCAATGCTGGACGAGCGCACCGGCAAGGTGAACGTCCAGCTGCTTTGCCCCCCGCGCCGCAACCTTTCGCTCAAGCGGCAGGTGTCGAAGGAGGTGGAAACGCGCGCCCTGATTTCGCGCGTCGCCCAGTACTACGCGAGCTACGTCGCGGAGATGGGGCTGGAGCGGTACTTCATGAACGAAACGATCGTGACGACGGTGGTGCCGCTGGACGGGAAGTGCGAGACGGTGCTGCCGGAACGTTTCCGCAACGGCCGGTGGATCGTAGCGGG ATTCAACCGAATGACGAACAAACGGTTCGCGATCGTGTGCCAAAACCTCGTCCTGGCAAACGGTGCCTCCGATCTGGCGAACCGGCTCGGCGTGAAGGGCGAGGGGCTGGAGATGCCGTGGGTGAAGTACGAGCTGCCCCATCTCGAGCGGGCGCTGGAGCAGTACGACGAGCCGGGCCGCTCCCAGCTCAAGCCGGTGCTGATCGTGGGGGCGGGGCTGAGTGCGGCCGACGCCGTCACGATCTGCCGCTCGTCCGGCATCCCGGTGGTGCACGTGTACCGCAACCGGACGGCCGGGCTGGACAAGATGCTGCCGGGCAACGTGTACCCGGAGTACCACGAGGTGCACAAGATGATGAAGGACGCGAACCGCAAGCACGACCTGTACACCCCGCTGCCCGAGCACACGCTAGTGGATCTGGCGGGGGCCGGCCGCGTCACCGTCCAGCACCTGAAGACGGGCGAGCGGCGCGTGCTGGACGTGTCGTACTGTGCGATACTGATCGGGTCCCGGCCCGACCTTCGCTTCATCGCCACGCTGACGAAGCCGGCGGCGGGCGGGGACGGCAACGCCTGCCCCGACTCGGAAACGGAGGACGACTTCGGGCGACCCCCGGTCCAGCCGCTCACGATGTGGACGTTTACCGAGCAGCTGCTGACCTCCTGCCTCGGCCGGAAGCTGTACTGGCTGAAGCACATGTGTGCCAAATGCAAACACATCAACCTCACCGATAAACCGCGCCACCAACatcacaagcagcagcagcagcagcactacaaCGCACCGGCGCTCAGTGCGGGCGGCGGTCACTGCCAGCATCAGCTGGGAGCGTCCAATCTAAGCGCCGCCTCGGGGCTGGGCCTCGGCGAAGATCCGACCAAACCGATCGACTGCAAAAACAATCCAATCGAGGTGGATAAGTACACGAACGCGGTACTGCGCACGGCCCATCCCGGCCTGTACGCGATGGGACCGCTGGTGGGCGACAACTTTGTGCGCTTCATACCCGGCGGTGCGCTCTGCATTACCGCCGCCCTGCACAAGCACACGGAAAACGATTGA